One window of the Candidatus Wolbachia massiliensis genome contains the following:
- the nuoF gene encoding NADH-quinone oxidoreductase subunit NuoF has product MLKEQDKIFTNLSGKETPLLEGAKKRGSWQRTKELLDLGSEKIIDEVKKSGLRGRGGAGFSTGLKWSFMPKNPTKAYLVVNADESEPGTCKDRDILRYEPHKLLEGILLAGRATSASAAYIYIRGEFYNEYLVLKEALEEAYKKGLIGKNACKSGYDLDVFIHRGAGAYICGEETAQLESIEGKKGFPRMKPPFPAGIGLFGCPTTINNVETIAMVPDILRRGGEWFASLGKPNNTGTKIFCISGHVNNPCNVEEELGIPLRELIEKYAGGVRGGWDNLLAVIPGGSSVPLIPKSICDTIEMDFDSLRTVQSGLGTAAVIVMDKSTDIIAAIERLSHFYMHESCGQCTPCREGTGWVWRIMKRMVTGNIKPGEIDKLFDLTTQIEGHTICALGDAAAWPVQGLIRHFRHVIEERI; this is encoded by the coding sequence ATGTTGAAAGAACAGGACAAAATATTTACTAATTTGAGTGGTAAAGAAACTCCGCTACTTGAGGGTGCGAAAAAACGTGGTAGTTGGCAAAGAACAAAAGAATTGCTAGATTTGGGGTCAGAGAAAATTATTGATGAAGTAAAAAAATCTGGCTTAAGGGGTCGAGGAGGTGCAGGATTTTCCACTGGTCTTAAGTGGAGTTTTATGCCAAAAAATCCTACAAAAGCATATTTAGTAGTCAATGCAGACGAGTCAGAACCTGGTACATGTAAAGACAGAGATATATTGCGATATGAACCGCACAAGTTACTTGAGGGAATTCTCCTAGCTGGTAGGGCGACCAGCGCATCAGCTGCATATATTTACATTAGGGGTGAATTTTATAATGAATATTTAGTTCTCAAAGAAGCACTTGAGGAAGCCTATAAAAAAGGGCTCATTGGAAAAAATGCCTGTAAATCAGGTTATGATCTTGACGTGTTTATTCATAGGGGTGCTGGAGCTTATATATGTGGGGAAGAAACAGCTCAACTTGAATCAATCGAAGGAAAAAAGGGCTTTCCTCGCATGAAGCCTCCATTTCCTGCAGGTATTGGGCTTTTTGGTTGCCCAACCACGATAAACAACGTTGAAACTATAGCTATGGTTCCAGATATTCTACGTCGTGGAGGGGAGTGGTTTGCATCTCTTGGTAAACCAAATAACACCGGCACTAAAATTTTCTGTATCTCAGGGCATGTAAATAATCCATGTAATGTTGAAGAAGAGCTTGGGATTCCGCTACGTGAATTAATTGAAAAATATGCAGGTGGAGTGCGAGGAGGTTGGGATAATTTACTTGCTGTAATACCTGGTGGATCTTCAGTGCCATTAATTCCAAAATCTATATGTGATACTATTGAAATGGATTTTGATTCATTAAGGACTGTTCAGTCAGGGCTTGGTACTGCTGCTGTAATAGTGATGGATAAATCAACTGATATAATAGCTGCAATAGAGAGGCTATCGCACTTCTATATGCACGAGTCATGTGGGCAATGTACACCATGCCGCGAAGGTACTGGATGGGTATGGAGAATTATGAAAAGGATGGTAACGGGAAACATTAAGCCTGGAGAAATAGATAAGTTATTTGATCTTACAACTCAAATAGAAGGGCATACAATTTGCGCACTTGGCGACGCTGCAGCTTGGCCAGTTCAAGGATTAATCAGACATTTCCGCCACGTGATTGAAGAGAGAATTTAA
- the rsmD gene encoding 16S rRNA (guanine(966)-N(2))-methyltransferase RsmD has product MLRIIAGKYRGRKIATGKHLTARPTMGVVREAIFNILSSRKPIYNLNVLDLFCGSGSFSFEALSRGAKHAFMVDSDYYNLQLPKKTAEDLDITNNITLVCCSADRLPRPISKCDIVFIDPPYNSGLVDSTLDGLALSGWLNDDALIILEIKKDEDFKYNKNFNVVLERTYGIAKIIVFVQQCD; this is encoded by the coding sequence ATGCTGCGTATTATTGCAGGAAAATATCGCGGAAGGAAAATAGCCACAGGCAAGCATTTGACTGCACGGCCAACCATGGGTGTTGTCCGAGAAGCAATATTTAATATACTTTCCTCAAGAAAACCTATTTATAACTTGAATGTACTTGATTTGTTCTGTGGGAGTGGTTCTTTTTCATTTGAAGCACTTTCTCGCGGTGCTAAACATGCATTCATGGTAGATTCGGACTATTATAATTTACAATTACCTAAGAAAACAGCAGAAGATCTTGATATTACAAATAACATTACGCTAGTTTGCTGCAGCGCTGACAGGCTGCCTAGGCCTATTTCAAAATGTGACATAGTTTTTATAGATCCACCTTATAATAGTGGTTTAGTTGACTCAACTTTAGATGGATTAGCTCTCTCAGGCTGGTTAAATGATGATGCATTGATAATTCTAGAGATTAAAAAAGATGAGGATTTTAAATACAATAAAAATTTTAACGTGGTCTTAGAACGTACTTACGGCATAGCAAAAATAATTGTATTTGTGCAGCAGTGTGACTAA